The proteins below are encoded in one region of Helianthus annuus cultivar XRQ/B chromosome 2, HanXRQr2.0-SUNRISE, whole genome shotgun sequence:
- the LOC110893635 gene encoding protein ANTAGONIST OF LIKE HETEROCHROMATIN PROTEIN 1-like, whose translation MLEAVASQDLWFWHAFCGPPGSQNDINVLQQSSLFVTERNGTAPKCPFYVNNHLYKRGYLLTDGIYPPWSVFVKSIPYPHEVDAKKFKRQHEAARKDVKRAFVVLKGKWGVLSQPMRERTIRKIRSVVYTCIILHNMILKDDGNAIAPMHIRDPPVELALDDMVLGELMDEDTHWKLKHDLINHLASQDLPHLLVDYDKD comes from the coding sequence ATGCTCGAAGCGGTTGCATCTCAAGACTTATggttttggcatgctttttgcGGTCCACCGGGTTCACAAAACGATATCAATGTGCTACAACAATCTTCGTTATTTGTAACGGAACGAAATGGAACCGCGCCAAAATGTCCATTTTACGTTAACAACCATTTATACAAACGTGGTTATTTGCTCACGGATGGAATCTACCCTCcgtggtccgtgtttgtgaagtcgatCCCATACCCTCACGAAGTAGACGCAAAGAAATTCAAGAGGCAACATGAGGCGGCAAGAAAAGACGTCAAACGGGCTTTTGTTGTTTTGAAGGGGAAATGGGGTGTATTGAGTCAGCCGATGCGAGAAAGAACCATTAGAAAAATTAGGAGTGTTGTGTACACGTgtattattttacacaacatgattttgaaagacgACGGAAACGCGATAGCACCGATGCACATCCGGGATCCTCCGGTCGAGCTCGCTCTAGACGATATGGTGTTGGGCGAGTTGATGGATGAAGACACGCATTGGAAACTAAAACACGATCTCATAAATCATCTCGCAAGTCAAGATTTACCCCACCTTTTGGTCGATTACGACAAAGACTAG